CCACGTTCGGCCTGCCCATTGGCCTGGTGAAGCTGGCGCTGGCCTCGCGCCGCATCAACCGGCTGCGCCTCATCATCCTCGGCATCAAGGAGGGCTACCGGCGCCGCGGCCTGGACGCCATCCTGTACCTGGACACCCTGCGCACCGCGAAGCAGCTCGGCTACGTGGGCGGGGAGATCTCCTGGACGCTCGAGGACAACCACCTCGTCAACCGCGCCATCGAGTCCATGGGCGCCCAGCGCTCCAAGACGTACCGCGTCTTCCAGCGCGCGCTCTGAATCCCGTCCCACTCCGGAGTCTGCCTTGCGCATCCTGCTCACCGGTGGCACCGGCTTCATTGGCCAGCGGCTCGCGCGCCGCATCGTGGAGCGTGGCGACACGCTCACCCTCATGGTGCGCGCCAGCTCGCGCCGGGGACCCCTGGAGTCGCTCGGGGCCCGCTTCGTGGTGGCGGACCTGACCACCGGCCACGGCCTGGCGGACGCCGTGCGTGACGTGGACTGCGTGCTGCACCTGGCGGGCGTCACCAAGTCCCGCGAGCCCGCGGGCTACATGGAGGGCAACGCGCACGGCACCCGCCGCCTGGTGGAGGCCATGGCCGCCCTGCCCCACCCGCCCCGGCTGGTGTACTGCTCCTCGCTGGCCGCCGCCGGGCCGTCCACGCCCGAGCGCCCGCGCCGGGAAGAGGACCCGCCGGCCCCCGTCTCCCTCTACGGCCGCAGCAAGCTGGGCGGCGAGTTGGCCGTGCGCGAGTTCGCCGGGAAGGTGCCCTCCGTCATCGTCCGTCCGCCCATCGTCTACGGCCCCGGGGACGTGGAGTTCCTCCCCTCGCTGCTGCCCATGGCGAAGCTGGGCGTGGCGCTGAAGAGCGGCTTTGGCCCGAAGCGGTACTCCCTCATCCACGTGGACGACCTGTGCACCGCGCTGCTCGCGGCGGCCGAGCGCGGCGCCACCGTGTCCCAGGACGACGTGGCACGCGGCGTCTACACCGTGTCCGACGGCGTGGAGCATTCGTGGGAGGACGTCTGCGCGGCCATGGCGGGCGCGCTGGGCAAGCGCCGTCCCGCGGTGGTGCCGGTGCCGCAGACGGTGAGCTACGTGGTGGGGCTGGGCTCGGAGGCGGTGGCCCGGCTGCGCGGCACGGTGCCCATCCTCAACCGCGACAAGGTGCGGGAGATGACGTGCCCCGCGTGGACGTGCTCCACGGAGCGCGCCAGCCGGGAGCTCGGGTTCCTTCCCACCATTCCCCTGGCCCAGGGGTTCGCGGGCACGCTGGCGGCGCTCAAGAACACGTAGGCCGGAGCACCCGTGAGGGCGCCCCGGCCTGGGGTGCGTCCGCCGTGTCGAGACGCCGCGCTACGGCGCCGCCGTCTGACCCGTCTTCTGCGCGGACGCCGCGTTCTCCTTCTCCAACTGCGTCCGCTTGCTCTTCAGGGTGGAGAGCAGGCCGTCGAAGCCCTTGTCGGAGAGCAGCTTGCGGAACTGGCCCTTGTAGGTGTCGACCAGGGACACCTCGTCGGTGACGACGTCGTAGATGCGCCACGGGCTGGTGGCCGAGGTGCGGTACAGGCGGTACTCGACGGGGACGGAATCCTTCTTCACCGTGACGGTGGTGCCCACGGTGGCCTCGTTCCCGTCGACGCCCTCCTCGCCGTACTTCACGTTCGCCTGGGCCTGCCCCAGGGCCTTCTGGGCGTAGGACGCGCGCAGCAGGCCCGTCATCGTCTCGGTGAACTCCTTGCGTTGTGCGGGCTTGAGCTCGGACCAGGACTTGTCACCCAGCGCACGCTTCGCCAGCTCCTCGAAGTCGACGAACTTCTCGACGACGGTGGCCAGTGACTGCGCGGTGGCGCCCGGGGCGTTGGCCGCCTTCTGGACATCCGCGTTCCCGGATTTCACGACGGTGAGAGGACCCGGCGCGGCGGCGAGCAAGGTGGCGGCAAGCAGGGAAGCAATCATTCAGTCGGCTCCGATTGAAAGGACGGTCAGGAAGACAGCGGTCAGCGCCGGGTTATTC
This genomic window from Myxococcus hansupus contains:
- a CDS encoding MlaC/ttg2D family ABC transporter substrate-binding protein, with product MIASLLAATLLAAAPGPLTVVKSGNADVQKAANAPGATAQSLATVVEKFVDFEELAKRALGDKSWSELKPAQRKEFTETMTGLLRASYAQKALGQAQANVKYGEEGVDGNEATVGTTVTVKKDSVPVEYRLYRTSATSPWRIYDVVTDEVSLVDTYKGQFRKLLSDKGFDGLLSTLKSKRTQLEKENAASAQKTGQTAAP
- a CDS encoding NAD-dependent epimerase/dehydratase family protein — protein: MRILLTGGTGFIGQRLARRIVERGDTLTLMVRASSRRGPLESLGARFVVADLTTGHGLADAVRDVDCVLHLAGVTKSREPAGYMEGNAHGTRRLVEAMAALPHPPRLVYCSSLAAAGPSTPERPRREEDPPAPVSLYGRSKLGGELAVREFAGKVPSVIVRPPIVYGPGDVEFLPSLLPMAKLGVALKSGFGPKRYSLIHVDDLCTALLAAAERGATVSQDDVARGVYTVSDGVEHSWEDVCAAMAGALGKRRPAVVPVPQTVSYVVGLGSEAVARLRGTVPILNRDKVREMTCPAWTCSTERASRELGFLPTIPLAQGFAGTLAALKNT